One Rattus norvegicus strain BN/NHsdMcwi chromosome 20, GRCr8, whole genome shotgun sequence DNA segment encodes these proteins:
- the Adora2a gene encoding adenosine receptor A2a uORF5, with protein MDRELAQACIPAEPAQVWLLPPWAPRCTSRWSWPSLCWPSWATCSCAGPCGSTVTCRTSPTSLWYRWRRLTLQWVCSPSPSLSPSAPASAPPATAASSSPVLSWSSRRVPSLASWLSPSTATSPSEFHSGTMAW; from the coding sequence ATGGACCGAGAGCTGGCCCAGGCCTGCATCCCTGCTGAGCCTGCCCAAGTGTGGCTGCTCCCACCATGGGCTCCTCGGTGTACATCACGGTGGAGCTGGCCATCGCTGTGCTGGCCATCCTGGGCAACGTGCTCGTGTGCTGGGCCGTGTGGATCAACAGTAACCTGCAGAACGTCACCAACTTCTTTGTGGTATCGCTGGCGGCGGCTGACATTGCAGTGGGTGTGCTCGCCATCCCCTTCGCTATCACCATCAGCACCGGCTTCTGCGCCGCCTGCCACGGCTGCCTCTTCTTCGCCTGTTTTGTCCTGGTCCTCACGCAGAGTTCCATCTTTAGCCTCTTGGCTATCGCCATCGACCGCTACATCGCCATCCGAATTCCACTCCG